The Actinomyces viscosus genome segment CCCAGACGATCGCCCCGCAGGTGATGAGCGCGATGCTCGCCACCAGCACGATCGCCCACATGACGCGGGTACCGATGGTGACGGTACGGGTGGGCATCAGTGAGGTCACCTCGTCATTGTGCCCGGCCCCACCGGGCTCCGCCCGGCGGAGCCCGGGGCGAGGCGACCGGGGGGACCGAGGGGGCTCAGCGTCCCACCCCGGCGTAGGTCCACCCCGCCTGGCGCCAGGCCACCGGGTCCAGGGCGTTGCGTCCGTCGATGATGACGCGAGCGGCGACCCCGACGGCGGCGTCAGCGGGGTCGAGGGCCACGAACTGGTCCCACTCGGTCAGCAGCAGGACGAGCTCGGCACCCGTGAGCGCTGCCTTGGGGTCGTCCTCCAGGGTGAGGTGGGGGTGGGAGCGGGCCACGACGGGCAGGGCCTGCGGGTCGCAGACGGTGACCTCCGCCCCGAGGTCGGCCAGGCGGGCGGCGACGTCCAGGGCGGGGGAGTCCCGCACGTCGTCGCTCAGGGGCTTGAAGGCCGCCCCCAGGATGGTGATCGCCTTGCCGGCCAGGTCGCCTCCCACGTGGGTGCGGGCCAGCTCGATGATCCGGTCTCGCTGCTCGCGGTTGATGGAGTCGACCTGCCCCAGCAGGTCCGCCAGGTGCACGGCGCCGTGCAGGTCGGCGCTGGCCTGCAGCGCCCGGATGTCCTTGGGCAGGCAGCCTCCGCCGAAACCCACGCCGGCCTGGAGGAAGCGCCTGCCGATGCGCGGGTCGTGCCCGATGGCGTCGGCCAGGACGGTCACGTCGGCCCCGGCGGTGTCGCACAGGTGGGCCATGGCGTTGATGAAGCTGATCTTGGTGGCCAGGAAGGAGTTCGCCGCGGTCTTGACCAGCTCGGCGGTGGGGTAGTCGGTGACGATCCGGGGGATGCCCTCGTCCAGCAGGTCCTGGTAGACGACGTCGAGGGCGGCCTGGGCCTCCTGGGCGTCCCGGGGGTCGGCGGGCACCCCGTAGACGATGCGGTCGGGGTGGAGGGTGTCGGCCACGGCGAAGCCCTCGCGCAGGAACTCGGGGTTCCACAGCACCAGGGCCCGGCCGGCCAGACGCTCGGCCACCTGCTGGGCGGTGCCCACCGGGACGGTCGACTTGCCCACCACGAGGCTGCGCCCGCCCTCGGGCAGCGCGTCGTGAAGCATGTCGACCACGCTCCACAGCTGGCTGCGGTCGGCCTGACCACCGGTAGCGGACTGCGGGGTCCCCACGGCGATGAAGTGGACGTCGGCCCCGGCCAGCTCCGCCGGTGACGGCATCGAGGTGAAGCGCAGGTCGCCCTGCGCGGCGCCGGTCGTCAGCAGCTCGGGCAGACCCGGCTCGTAGAAGGGGACGCGGCCCTGGGAGAGGGCCTCGACCTGCTCAGGCCGGGTGTCGATCCCCAGGACGTGGTGCCCCAGGTGGGCCATGGCGGCGGCGTGGACGGCACCGAGGTATCCGCAGCCGATGACGGTGATCTTGAGGGGGGTCATGAGTTGTTCCAATCGTTCGTGAGGTCCAGAGGGGTGAAAGGCGAGGCCTCTGCCAGGCAGTGGCTCACCCAGGTAGGCAGCCACCGGTGGGCAGCGGGTCTGAAGGCGTGGACGAAGACCAGTCGCAGCGCCGATGAGCGGTAGTAGGCCTCCAGGCGCTGCGTCGTGGTGGGCAGCCTGCGGGCCAGGTCGTCGAGCAGGTCCCGGACCCGTGCGTGGGAGTCGGGACCGAGCCGGCCCCTCACCGCCATGAGGTCCGTGTGGGCCCAGAGGTTGCCCAGGTCGAGGGCCGCCTCGGCCATGGCGGCGGTGTCCAGGTCGAGCAGGGACAGCTCTCGCCCGTCCCACAGGAGCTGGCCGTCGTGGAGGTCGCGGTGGGCGACGACGTGCACCCCGTCGTCCTCCCGCAGCCTCAGGCAGGTGTCCACCACCTGCTCGTGCAGGAGGTCCGACTGGTCGATGACGCCGTAGCGGTGGGCGGAGGCGAACCAGCGGCGCAGCACCTCGGTCTCCTGGCGCGGTCCGTGCACGGGCAGGTCGGCCTCGGCATCGGCCAGGTGCGCCCAGGAGTCCGTGAGCCGTCTCCATCCGGGCAGGCCGGCGTCGCCGAGCTCGTTGAGGCTGCGGCCGGGCAGCAGCTCGAGGTCGACGACGTCGTCGCCGTCGCCCAGGACCCTGGGAGTGCGCAGACCGGTGACCCGCAGGACCGAGGCGGCGGTCGTGTGCGCCCGCACCAGGGAGGCGGCCTTGTGGGGGCGCACGATCTTGCGGACCCGGGCGTCCTCCATCACCACGGCGCGGCGCCCGGCACGGTGGACGACGAGCGCCCCCGTCAGGCGCGCGGACAGGGCCGGCAGCTCCGGGTCCGTGGCATAGGGCAGCAGCTCGGGGGCGCCGCCCGCACTGACGTGCCCGGCGCGCAGGCGGCCCTCGCCGTCGACGCACTCGATGGTCGCGGTCGCCGGGCTCGAGCCCCGGTGATCGGGCCAGGCCCTGCGCAGCCCGAGGACCGCGCGCAGCGTGCTCAGCATGCCGGTCATCTCCGCCCTCCGTGTCATTCCCGTCGTCGGTGTCGTGCTCATCGCTTCTGTCATGTCCAGGACGTCTCCTCCTGCGGGGCCTTGGCGATGCGCTTGATGGCGGCCAGCTCGGTGCTGACGCGTTCACGCCAGGACGGATCGGCCTGACGCAGGGGATCAGCCAGCCGTGCCAGGCGTGACAGGGCGATCGCCGTCCCCAGCTGCTCGGTGTCGGGCACCGGTCGGCGCTCGCCGTACCCCTGAAGCAGGGCGCACCGCAGGGACGGTGGGGCCACCGCGAGGTAGGAACCCAGATCCGTGACGGCCGGCGCCAGACGCACCCGGTCGAAGTCGGTCAGCCAGATGCGTCCGGTCGAGTACTCGTACAGCACCTGGTCGGGGGAGGCGTCGCCGTGAGTGAGGACCGGATCCCCCGAGAGCCGGGCGGGCAGCATGGCGCCCACCTTCCGCACCCGGTGAGCCAGCTCGGGGGCCAGGACGTCGAGCTGACGGGCGTGGACCTCGGCCAGGTCCCGTGGATCGGGGTGCTGACGCGGCAGCCGGTCGACGAGCTCCGGCTCCAGCAGCCCCGTGCAGGAGTGGAGCTCGGCCAGCAGCGCTCCCACGCGCCGCGTGGCCTCGAGCGTCGCGTCGTCCGCGGCCTCGCCTGGGATCTCAGCGAGGTTCGTGTCGCCGCACCACTGCTGAAGGCTGACGTGCCCCTCGCACCGGGCCACGGCCTCAGAGCCGAGGAGACGCGGGACCGGCAGGAGGGCGGACAGGGCGCGGTGGACGTCGTCGGCAGGCCCGCCGGCGTGCGCCCGCAGCCGCAGCACCGCGCCGTCGACTCGCAGCACGAGGCGCCGCGAGGGGTTGTAGCGCAGCAGGTCACCGACCTCCCAGGCCCCCAGCGCGCCCTGGCGGGCGGCGAGTGCCATCGGCTCGGCCAGCTTGGGGTCGCTTTGAAGCGGACCGCTCTGCAGCAGCAGGCCGCCGTCCACGGCCCGAGTCACCGGAGGCGGCTCGATCCCCAGGCGGGCCGCCAGGCGCTCGGCCCGGGAGGCCTTGGAGCGAGAGACCGGCCAGAGCAGCCGGGCCCAGCCGGCCGTGACCCCGGTGGACCGCTCCACCAGCGAGACCAGGATCGAGACGTCCGGCTTGATGCGCAGCCTGCCCGCTCGCACCGGCCGATCGACAAGCTCACTGAGCCGGTCGGCGTCGAGCACCGTGGAGACGGCATCGGCCGTGGCCGTCGTGCGGCCTGTGGTGATCGTCGAACGGCTCATGCTCGGCTCCCCTCCAGGGCGAAGGAGTCGGACAGCCTGCTGGCCGCCCACCGGCGGAACTCGGCCGAGGTATCCATGAGACGCTGAGGGCTCCCCTCCAGGCGGATCAGCCCGTCCTGGATCCACACCACCCGGTCGGCGCGCATGGCGGCCTGTGGGTCGTGGGTGATGGTCAGCGTCGTGCGTCCGGCCACCAGCTCGTCGATCGCCTGGAGCACTGCCGACGTCGAGGCCGGGTCCAGCCCGGTGGTCGCCTCGTCCAGGATGACGATCGGCGAGTCGCGCAGCAGCGCCCGGGCGATGGCGATGCGCTGACGCTGGCCGCCGGAGAGGGTGCCGCCCCGTTCGCCCACGGCCGTGTCGTAGCCGTTGGGCATCTGGGTGATGAAGTCGTGGGCGTGGGCGGCCCGCGCGGCCGCCTCCACCTCCTCGTCCAGGGCCTGCGGCCGTCCCAGACGGATGTTCTCCCGGATCGTGCCGGTCAGCAGCACCGCCTCCTGGTGCAGGACCGAGACCTGCGAGCGCAGGAACCTCAGGTCCAGCTCGTCCAGGCTGTGCCCGTCCAGGCTGACCGTGCCCGACGTCGGATCCAGGGCCCGCACCACGAGGGACGCCAGGGTGGACTTTCCCGAGCCCGACGGCCCGACGAGAGCCACGTGCTCGCCGGGAACCACCGTCAGGCTCACGCCGTGGAGCACCTGACGGCGCTCGTAGGCGGCGCGCACGTGGTCGAAGTGGATCATGCCGTGGACGGGGTCCAGGACGATGGCGTTATGCGGGGAGACGATCTCGGGCTCGACCGCCATGTCGGCCACCCGCTCACCCGAGGCCGTCGCCCGGGCGATGCGGCCGGTGTACTTGGCCATGTCCCGCAGCGGCTTCATCGTGGTGCGCAGATAGGTCGTGAAGAGCACCAGGTCCCCCGGGGACATCGCGCCGCCCAGGACCCGGATGCCACCGCCGACCATGACCACCGCGGTGGCCACGCCCACGATGACGTCCGTGGAGCGCTCCAGGCGCGCGGCGATGCGGCGCGAGCGCACCCCCTCACTCAGGGACACCGTGTTGGCGCCCGTGAAACGCTCGTGCAGCAGCGGCTCCAGACCGTAGGCCTGCACCACCTTGATGGCGCCGAGCGCCTCCTGGGCCGTGTTGGCCAGGTTCCCCTCCGACTTACGGCTGCGCAGGGAGGCCACGGAGATCCGCCGTGAGTTCCCCGAGGAGGCGACGACGAAGGCCACCACCGCCAGGACCACGATCATGGCCAGCAGGGGGTCCAGGAACACCATGACCACGACCATGACCAGCAGGGTCAAGGTGTTGGCGGCCATCGGCAGGCCGGCGGTGACGGCTACCTCCTGCATGCGGTTGACGTCGGCGATGAGCCGCTGGACGGTGTCCGCGCTGTGGTTGCGGGCGTGGAACTGCTGAGAGAGCCCCTGGACGTGGTGGAAGGCCCGGCTGCGCAGGGAGGCCGCCGTGCGCGAGCCCACCAGGGCGAAGGCCACGGTGGCCAGGTAGTTGCACACGGCCCGGCCGGCCACGATCACCAGCAGGGCCACACCGAGCCCCACCAGGGAGGGGACCGTGGCGGGCGCGCTGCCCGTGTGCCGGCCCAGCGCCGCCACCAACGAGTCGATGACGATCTTCAGGGGCCAGGGCTCCAGGACCCGGAAGAAGACCTCCGCCAGAAGCACCACCGTGCCGCCGACCATGAGGCGCCACTGCGGCGCCGCATCGGGGCCCACCAGGCGCAGGGTCTGGCGCATGGGGGAGTGACGCACCCGGGAACGGCCGTGCCGACGAGGAGGCGAAGCCATCAGCGCTCACCGTCCTCGGTGACCCCGGCAAGCCCCAGGATCCGGGCGACGACCCGCCCCAGGAGTGACGCTCCTCGGCCAGGCGGCGCCCACCGCGCCCCATCCGGGCACGCCGGTCCGGGCAGGCCGCCAGATCGTCCAGGGCCGCGGCCAAGGCTGTGGGGTCCGAGGGGGCACGAGCACGCCGTGCCGGTCGTCCCCGTCCCGAAGCAGCTGGGGGACCTGCCCGACGCCGGAGGCCACGACCGCGAGACCCGCGGCCAGGTACTCCAGGACCTTCATGGGGGAGAAGTACTGCTGCTCGCTCCCGCCCAGGTCCGGGTACGGGGCCACCCCGATCGCCGAACCCGCCAGATGAGCGGGGACGTCCTGCGGAGCAACCGCCCCGCGGAAGTCCACCTCCACCCCGAGGCGCTGGGCCTGAGCCCGCAGCGCCTCCATCTCGGGGCCGTCCCCGATGATCCGCAGCCCCCAGCTCTGACGCGCCAGAGCCGCCGCCGTGATGAGGTCCGCCACCCCGTGCCAGGGCTTGAGGGTCCCCACGAAGGTGACGACCACCCGGCTCGGGTCCTCCGGCTGAGGCTGGATACGGCGCACGCTCACGCCGTTGGGCACCGTGTGGATCCGGTTGGGGACCTCACCCGCGCCGGACGGGTCGGCGCTGCGACGACGCACCCAGTCGGCCACGGGATCTGAGACGCAGACCGTGGCCCTGGCGGCCTCGACCTGGCGACGCAGGACCCGCGCCGCACCGGAGGCGTCCACCAGTGAGCGGTGACGACGCTGCTCGTCAATGAGTGGAGCATTGACCTCCAGGATCCCCGCTACCCCGGTGGTGTCCGTGATGTCGGCCAGCGCGGTGGAGAACAGGGAGTAGCGCTCGTAGACCAGGTCGGCGCCGTCCTCCATCACCCGTGAGGCGATCCGCTCCGCGGCGCGCGCCTGTGCCCGCTCCCGCTCGGCGGGATCGACGTCGGCCACGGCATCCCCGGCATCCCCGGCATCCACGGCCTCCAGGTGCAGCTTCAGGTCGCTCAGGTCGTCGGGAACATGCTCGCCGGAGCGTACGGCGTAGAGCACCACCTCGTGGCCGGCGGCCCTCAGCTCGCGGACGACCTCCTGAATGTGCACCGAGGCGCCCTTGGTCCCGAACACCGGGATGCCCGGGTCACAGCAGATGTAGGCGATCCGCATCAGGCGGCTCCTTCCCGATCGGTCAGGTACATGCTGGGAGCAGTCGGAGCGTGACCGGGGCCCGACTGCCAAGCGGCCAGGACCGCAGCCTGGGCACGGGAGTCGAAGTGCTCCTCAATGAGCGTGCGCGCCCCACGCGACAGGGAGACGGTGTCGACCTCGCCCAGCGCGATGCCACGCAGGGCCACGGCCAGCTCGGCCGGGTCCCCAGGGGGCAGCAGGAGCCCGGTGACGCCGTCATGCACCACCTCCGGCAGCCCCGAGACCGCGGTGGCCACCACCGGCGTCCCGCAGGCCATCGCCTCCAGGACCACCGTCGGCAGACCGTCGATGTTGCCGTCGGCCGCCTCGATGCACGGCGCCACGAACACGTCCGAGCGGGCCAGCAGGTCACGCACCTCCGCCTGCGTGAGCGGACCCAGCAGGCGGATCCTGCCCGCCAGGCCCAGGCGGTCGATCTGCGCGGTCAGACGCTCGCGCTCATCGCCCTCACCGGCCAGCTCCACCTCGACGTCGACGCCGGAGCTCACCAGGATCCGCACCGCCTCGACCAGGTCCGCGAAACCCTTCTTGGGCACCAGGCGCCCCACGGCGCACACCCGCAACGGCCGCGTCGACCCCGCCGGTACCGGCGCCGGGGCCCGGTAGGCGAACCGGTCCAGCTCGATGGCGTTGTAGCGCAACGACACCGTCGCGCCCGTGCCCGCCAGCACCGTCCTCAGGTGCTCCTCGTTGTACCGGCCGATGGCGATGACCCGCTGCGCGTCGCCGCAGATCCGACGCAGCCACACCGGGTCCACGGACTCATGGAAGATGTCCTTGGCATGGGTCGTCACCGTGTAGGGGATGCCGGTCAGGGCCGAGGCGATCCACGTGACCCGCCCCGCCAGCGACGCGAAGTGCGCGTGCAGGTGGGTGATGGAGTCGCGACGCACCTGACGCGCCAGCTCCACGCCCTGGGCGACCTCGTCGCCGGGCAGGCCCGCCAGCACCGGCATGATGGCGGCGAAGCGCTCGCGGTCGTCCTGGCGGGACAGGCCGCCGGCGATCTGGCTCCACAGGTCGATGGCCCGCTGCGGTCGGCCCACCCAGCTGACTCGGGCGGCGACTCGGGCGATCTCGGGGTGGAAGCGCGAGTCCGTGGTGGGGCGCAGCGCGTAGATGCTCAGGTCCTCGCCCTGGGCCTCGCGGGCCAGGACCTCGGTGACGATGAAGGTCTCCGAGAATCGCGGGTAGACCTTGAGGACGTAGCCGATACGGGCGTCGGATGCGGGACTCATGCGGGGATCTCCGTACTGGTGAGGCTGTTGAGGGGGCTGCCGAGGATGTCGAGGCGGTCGGTCCGGTGGCCGATGAGCTCGGCGGCGAGCCGGGGGACGGTTACCAGGCCGTCCAGGTGCAGACGCCGTCGTCCCGCCACCTGGCCGCCGGCGCCGGGGGCCGGGTCGTGCAGGTGCTCGGCGAGCCAGCCCTCCAGCGCGGCGGCGCTCAGGTCCGTGACCCGCAGGAGGTCGACGGCGCCCGCGTCCTTGAGGGCGGTGGCCCGGATGAGCTGCTCGAGGCGGGGCGTCTCACGGGGCACGAGCAGGGCCGGGGTGGCGGAGGCGAGGATCTCGCTGACCGTGTTGTACCCGGCCATTGAGATGACGGCCGCGGCCTGCTCGATGTGGCGGCTCATCCCCGCCCAGGAGCGGCGCACGGAGGTGCGGGGGCCGGCCGCTCGGGCGACCTGGTGGAACAGGGGCTCCTCGAGCTGGGGACCGGTGACCACGACGTGCCGGTACCCGTCTGGGACGCGCGCGGCCGCCGCGGCGCGCAGCAGGGTGACGCCGTCGGAGCCGCCACCGGCGGTGGTCAGGATGAACGGCTCCGCCTCCTCGGCGTTACCGGCCAGGGTCGCTGACGCGGGGGAGCCGTCGGCGGTCTCCGCGACGTCGCGGCCGTGGGCGAGGTAGCCGGTGTAGCGCATCCGCTCCTTCAGCGCCTCCGGGGCCTCTCCGGTGGCGCCCAGGTCATGGACCGAGGCGTCCCCGTAGATCCAGACCTCGTCGATGAGACGGCGCAGCGTGTCGGCGTCTCCGAGCTCGTCCCACTCGCGCTGCACGGTCGTGGGCGTGTCCAGGACCTCGCGCAGACCGAGGACCACACGTGCGCCGGGATGCGTCTGACGCATGCGTGCCAGAGGCTCGCGCAGCTCCTGGTACACGCCGTAGGGGTGACGGTCGACGATGAGCAGGTCCGGGGCGAAGCTGCTGAGCACACCGGACAGCAGGGAGCCTCGCACCAGGGTCAGGTCCTCACGGGTGATGCGCAGTCGCTGAGGCAGGTAGGCGCCCTTGGTCTTCTTGACCCCCGGCAGCACCAGCCAGTCGAAGCCGTCCGGGAGTCGGTGCTCCTGGCCCGGCGCCAGACCGGTGATGACCAGGCCGGTGACATCACGACCGGTGAGTCCCGGCAGCGCCCGGGCCAGGTGGTGGGCCAGGGCGAGATTGCGGCGAAGGTGTCCCAGCCCCTGGGCGTCGTGGCTGTAGAGCGCCACCCGTAGGGGAACGGTCGTCATGGATCGTCTCTTCTCTTGGTGTCAAGCTCAGAATCGTTCTGTGACGATCCTGGTCGGCCAGGAGAAGATGACGATTAAGGACGGATGAGAAAGCTCTCAGATTTGTTGGAGACTAAACCAGCTGCACCTCGGTGCCCGCCTGACGCAGGGCCGCGACCTGGTCGGCGGGGGCGCCGTCGTCGGTGATGACCAGGTCGATCGTGGCGGTGGGGCAGATGAGGGCGAAGGCGGTGGTGCCGAGCTTGGAGCTGTCGCACACGACGACGACACGTTGGGCGGCATCGACCAGAGCGGCGTTGACGGCGGCCTCGCCGTCGTGCTGAGCGTAGGCCCCCCGCTCATCGAGGCCCTCGACGCCCAGGAAGAGCGTGCCCACGCTGATCGAGGGCAGGATGAGCCCGGCCAGCGGGCCGGTGAGCTCGAAGGAGCGGGCCCGGGCGATACCACCGGTGACGACGACGCGCACGCACTGGCGCACGGTCATCTCATTGGCGATGTTGACGGCGTTGGTCACGAGCGTGACCGGCACCTCCGGGTCGTTCAGGTCCGGCAGCAGCGCGATCTCCCGAGCCACCTCGGTGGTCGTGGTACCGCCGTTGAGGCCGATGGAGTCCCCCGGGTTCACCAGGGCGGCGGCCGCCTTGGCGATGCGGGCCTTCTCGTCGGCCATCTTCGAGCTGCGGTAGCGCAGGGGCGGCTCGGTGGACGTGGGGTTGGCGACGGCGCCGCCGCGGGTTCGGGTGACCAGCTGCTGGTCCGCCAGGTGGTCGAGGTCGCGCCGTGCGGTCGCCGCAGAGACCCCCAGGCGCGCGATGATGTCATCGATATGGACGCTGCCCTCGTCCATGACGATGTCGAGGATGGCCGAATGACGATCATGCCGAGACATCTCGGTCCTCCTGGAGCTCAAGGGGCGGCCCGGGGCCGGCTGGTGCTGGGGCACGGCACATGATTTGTGCATCAACTACTTGCCTTATCCTGGTAACCGCACGGCAGGTAGTCGGTGTGCTGATGCCAGCATAGTTCAGGAGTGCCCGCAGGTGCCCGCTAAGAGCGACACATGGCGATACGAACCTTGCTACTGTCGTCGACATCAATCATGCCAACGTGTGGGGCGGTGGTCCCGTGGGCTCGCCGCCCCGCCCCTGAGAACAGAGAAAACATGGGACATCCCGCAGACCTTTCCGAGTGCTCCTGCTCCAGGGGGCGAGCTGCCGCACTGGGGGTCGACGTCGGTGCCGACCGAATCACCGCGGTTGTCGCCAGTGGCCGGGGACAGGTCGTCTCCACCCTCTCGCGTCCGGTCCCAGAGGGCTGTCGCTCGGATGGTCACCGGCTGGCTCAGGAGATCGGCGGCGTCATCACCGCCTTGCGTGCAAGCGCTGCCCGTGAGCTCGGCGGTGAGGTGTCAGGTGGGGAGGCGGGGGCTTCGGCGGAGGCTCCGGCCCTGACCGTTGGGATCTGCGTGCCGGGCGTCGTCGACGAGGACGCGGGGTGCGTCCGTCGCAGTGACGCGCTGGGGCTGCAGGACGTCGCGCTGGCGAGTCTCGTCAGCCGGTGCCTGACGGCCGATGCCGCCGAGGTGATTCTCTACTAGGAGGACCGTTGCGGCGCCTGGGCTGAGAGCCGGTGGGGAGCGGGTGGGGAGAGCTGCCTCTACCTGTGCGTTGACGCCAGCGTCTCCGCCGCCGTCCTGCTCAACGGTGTCCCGCTGCTCGGTGGAGGATGGGCCGGCCAGGTCGGACAGGTCCTGGTGTCCGACCCCGACTGGAGCGGCGAGAGGGCCCGCTTGGAGGACGTCGCCTCCGTCGACGCGATGGTGGGGCGCTACACGGCCGGCATCGTCGACGACTCAGTTGGCGGTTCTGCTAGTGACTCTGTTGATGGTTCTGATGGCTCCGCGCCCTCGGGCGGCGCAGGCGATTCCGGCAGTGCCTCCATCAGGGGCTCCGCCGGGCGGGCCGGCCAGGTCGCCTCCGGGCTCGACTCACTCCTCGAAGCGATGCGCTCGGGGGACCGGGAGGCGCGCCGCGTCTGGGGAACCGGCCTGGACGCGCTGGCCGACCTCATCGCTCGTGGCGCCGGCCTGCTCGGTCCCCTCGACGTCGTCGTCTGTTCAGAGCTGACCGGGGCGGGGGATGCCGTCTTCCTGGAGCCGCTGCGTCAGCGTGTTGCCGACCTCATGGCCGGCCTACCGGTGCCGAGCCTGCTGCCGGCCCGGCTCGGGGAGGTGGCTCCTGCACTGGGTGCGGCCGGACGCGCTCTGGAGAACTGATAATACCCTGATAATATTCTGGATATCACCTTGTGTCTCTGCGCCGTTGGCTGACAACTCGCTTATGGTGTTGCGGAGACCCACAATGGGTGCAGGCCGTGGCAGTATGTTCGCCAACTGCAGTCGTCCGAACCGGTTGAGGAGAACCAACGTGTCCCCCAGGAAAGAAGCGAGGCGCAGCGCGTGACCCAGTCTGCTCGTCCGCTTCGTATCGGTATCATGGGTGGAACCTTTGATCCGATTCACCATGGGCACCTCGTTGCGGCCAGTGAGGTTCAGAACGTCTTCGCCCTCGACGAGGTCATCTTCGTGCCCACCTGGGCTCAGCCCTTCAAGAAGGAGCGCCGGGTCTCCCCGGCCGAGCACCGCTACCTCATGACCGTCATCGCCACGGCCTCCAACCCGAGGTTCACGGTCTCCCGGGTCGACATCGACCGGGGCGGCACGACGTACACGATCGACACCCTTCATGACATCGCGGCCGAGTACCCGGGCGCGGAGCTGTACTTCATCACCGGTGCGGACGCCTTGGCGCAGATCCTCACCTGGAAGGACAGTGAGGGCATCTTCGACCTGGCTCACCTGGTGGGGGTGACACGTCCCGGGCACGTTCTCAGCGACTCCGGGGTCCCCCAGGACCGGATCTCGCTGGTGGAGGTTCCGGCTATGGCGATCTCGTCGACGGACTGCCGTCAGCGAGTCGGCGAGGGGTCACCGGTGTGGTACCTCGTCCCTGATGGTGTCGTGCAGTACATACGCAAGTACGGGCTCTATCGTATGGCCTTGCGGCCGGCGTCGGCGACGTCGATGACGGCGAGAGTGGCCCGCGAGCAGTCCCTGAGGAAGGAGAACGACGGTGAGCACTGAGCAGACCGGCGTCAATGCCCCCACGTCCGAGGAGCCGACGCAGGATGAGCACGCTCCACGCGGCAGTCGTCGTGCGATCCGGCAGGCGGAGCGCGCCGCCGAGCGCGAGGCGATCCTGACCGGTCAGCAGCCGCTCCTGACCCGGCGTGAGATGAGGCGTCTGCGTGAGGAGGCCAAGGCGCTCAGAGCAGCTGTCGAGGCCGGCGAGATCACTCCCGAGCAGGCCCAGGCGCTCCAGGACCCCCTTGCCGATCCGGCATCGGTCACCCCCCGTTCCGCTGCCCAGTCAGGCGACGACGCCGAGACCGGGCTGGAGGAGTCGGCCGAGTTCCCCGCCGTGGACGAGGGTGGTGCGGCCTTCCTCGAGCAGGGAGGGCAGAACCCGCCTCTCAACCTCTCCGTCCCCGAGGGGCCGTCGGCCTCCGCTCCGAGCTGGCGCTCACTGTCAGCGGCTGAGGCGGTGGCGATCTCCGAGATCGAGACGGGCCTCATGGAGGCGGTCGACCTGCCGGTGGCGACCCTGGACTACGACGCCCACTGGGCTGCGGACGCCAGCTCCGAGCCGGCGCCGGTGCCTACTCGCTTCTCGCTCAAGGAGCGCCTTGAGGGCGGTCCCGGATCCCAGGCCGATGAGCAGGGCAGCGCTGAGCCTCAGGCCGCCGCCGAGCAGATCGGTGAGGCGGACGCCGAGGAGCCCACGACCAGTCCCTATGACTACCGAGAGGGGTTCGCGCCGACGACCTACGAGGACGAGGCGGTGTCCTCGCAGCCCTCCTCCCAGTCGGCCGAGGCCGTCACCGCGGTCTCCGCCGTGTCTGCGTCGGCTTCCGGCGCTGCCGACTTCGCCACCTTCGGGCAGCCCGGAGCCGCGGAGGCCACCGAGTCCGCCCGCAGCGGTCTGAGCGCCGGGTCGGCATCCTCCGCCGGTTCGGTTCGCCGTCCCATCGTCCGCATCCCGGCTGCCGCGCAGGGAGTGCGCACCGTCAACACGTCCACGGGTGAGCTCAGCTCGGTCCAGCCCGTGGACAGCTCCCCGTCCGCACAGGAGGCCGTCGACGCCCAGGAGGCCTACGGCGTCGCCTCCATCGAGGAGCCGATGACGCAGGAGAGCATTGCGGTCGATGTCGAGGCCCAGACCATGATGCCCTCGCCGCAGACGCA includes the following:
- a CDS encoding glycosyltransferase family protein → MTTVPLRVALYSHDAQGLGHLRRNLALAHHLARALPGLTGRDVTGLVITGLAPGQEHRLPDGFDWLVLPGVKKTKGAYLPQRLRITREDLTLVRGSLLSGVLSSFAPDLLIVDRHPYGVYQELREPLARMRQTHPGARVVLGLREVLDTPTTVQREWDELGDADTLRRLIDEVWIYGDASVHDLGATGEAPEALKERMRYTGYLAHGRDVAETADGSPASATLAGNAEEAEPFILTTAGGGSDGVTLLRAAAAARVPDGYRHVVVTGPQLEEPLFHQVARAAGPRTSVRRSWAGMSRHIEQAAAVISMAGYNTVSEILASATPALLVPRETPRLEQLIRATALKDAGAVDLLRVTDLSAAALEGWLAEHLHDPAPGAGGQVAGRRRLHLDGLVTVPRLAAELIGHRTDRLDILGSPLNSLTSTEIPA
- a CDS encoding DeoR/GlpR family DNA-binding transcription regulator, yielding MSRHDRHSAILDIVMDEGSVHIDDIIARLGVSAATARRDLDHLADQQLVTRTRGGAVANPTSTEPPLRYRSSKMADEKARIAKAAAALVNPGDSIGLNGGTTTTEVAREIALLPDLNDPEVPVTLVTNAVNIANEMTVRQCVRVVVTGGIARARSFELTGPLAGLILPSISVGTLFLGVEGLDERGAYAQHDGEAAVNAALVDAAQRVVVVCDSSKLGTTAFALICPTATIDLVITDDGAPADQVAALRQAGTEVQLV
- the nadD gene encoding nicotinate-nucleotide adenylyltransferase, encoding MTQSARPLRIGIMGGTFDPIHHGHLVAASEVQNVFALDEVIFVPTWAQPFKKERRVSPAEHRYLMTVIATASNPRFTVSRVDIDRGGTTYTIDTLHDIAAEYPGAELYFITGADALAQILTWKDSEGIFDLAHLVGVTRPGHVLSDSGVPQDRISLVEVPAMAISSTDCRQRVGEGSPVWYLVPDGVVQYIRKYGLYRMALRPASATSMTARVAREQSLRKENDGEH